One Natator depressus isolate rNatDep1 chromosome 6, rNatDep2.hap1, whole genome shotgun sequence DNA window includes the following coding sequences:
- the TRAF6 gene encoding TNF receptor-associated factor 6 — MSLIQSDNSYRARDLETGCCAAMASACSAGAKEDSIGVSVSSGTGNLPNSFTEETQGYDVEFDPPLESKYECPICLMALREAVQTPCGHRFCKGCIVKSIRDAGHKCPVDNEILLENQLFPDNFAKREILSLKVRCPNKGCLLKMELRHLEEHQLNCDYCSVECPQCQGSFQKNQLQNHMTLECPRRQVCCPNCATSMAYEDKELHDQNCPLANVFCEYCNTVLIREQMPNHYDNDCPTAPVPCTYSAFGCPEKMQRNELARHMQEFTQVHMRMMAQTLRSISVTTTPMSYLSGLSFEPSLFSHVPPATYDCNPEVENFKETIQQLEGRLVRQDHQIRELIAKMETQSAHVGDLKRTIQNLEEKITEMEAQQCNGIYIWKIENFSTYLRAQEEERPVVIHSSGFYTGKPGYKLCLRLHIQLPNSQRCANFISLFVHTMQGEYDSHLPWPFQGTIRLSILDQSEGHVRQNHEEVMEAKPELLAFQRPAIQRNPKGFGYVTFMHLQALKQRTYVKDDTLLVRCEVVTRLDLNSVRREGFQPRSTDGAV, encoded by the exons ATGAGCTTGATACAGAGTGACAACAGCTATAGAGCCAGAGATCTGGAGACTGGCTGCTGTGCAGCCATGGCCAGTGCGTGCAGTGCTGGAGCTAAAGAAGACAGCATAGGTGTCTCTGTCAGCAGTGGGACTGGAAACCTTCCCAACTCCTTCACGGAGGAGACTCAAGGATATGACGTGGAGTTTGATCCCCCCCTGGAAAGTAAATATGAATGTCCAATCTGTTTGATGGCTCTACGGGAAGCAGTGCAGACGCCATGCGGACACCGGTTTTGCAAAGGCTGCATTGTCAAATCAATAAG AGATGCAGGTCACAAATGTCCAGTAGACAATGAAATTCTACTCGAAAACCAACTCTTCCCCGACAACTTTGCCAAACGGGAAATCCTCTCACTGAAGGTGAGATGTCCCAACAAGGGCTGTCTTCTAAAGATGGAGCTGAGACATCTAGAG GAGCATCAGTTGAATTGTGACTACTGCTCTGTGGAATGCCCACAATGCCAGGGCTCCTTCCAGAAGAACCAGCTGCAAAACCACATGACACTGGAATGCCCACGGCGGCAGGTCTGCTGTCCAAACTGTGCCACATCTATGGCTTATGAAGATAAAGAG CTTCATGACCAGAACTGTCCACTTGCAAATGTGTTTTGTGAATATTGCAATACAGTGCTCATCAGAGAACAG ATGCCTAATCATTATGATAATGACTGCCCTACTGCCCCAGTACCATGTACATACAGTGCCTTTGGATGTCCTGAAAAG ATGCAGAGGAATGAGTTGGCACGTCATATGCAAGAGTTCACTCAGGTTCACATGAGAATGATGGCTCAGACTCTCCGGAGTATTAGTGTTACTACAACTCCCATGTCCTACCTCAGTGGCCTATCCTTTGAGCCGTCTCTCTTCTCACATGTCCCACCTGCCACATATGACTGCAACCCAGAAGTTGAGAACTTCAAGGAAACCATTCAGCAGTTGGAAGGTCGACTGGTAAGACAAGATCACCAAATCAGAGAGCTTATTGCTAAAATGGAGACTCAGAGCGCTCACGTGGGAGACCTCAAACGCACTATCCAAAATCTAGAGGAAAAAATTACTGAAATGGAGGCACAACAATGTAACGGCATTTACATCTGGAAGATTGAGAACTTCAGCACATATCTGAGAGCCCAAGAAGAAGAGAGACCTGTTGTGATCCACAGCTCTGGTTTCTACACTGGGAAACCAGGCTACAAACTGTGTTTGCGCCTACATATCCAGTTACCAAATTCTCAGCGCTGTGCTAACTTTATATCCCTCTTTGTCCATACTATGCAAGGAGAATATGACAGTCATCTGCCTTGGCCATTTCAGGGCACCATACGACTTTCTATTTTGGATCAATCAGAGGGACACGTAAGGCAGAATCACGAAGAAGTCATGGAAGCCAAACCTGAGCTTCTAGCCTTCCAGAGACCGGCAATCCAGCGCAACCCAAAAGGTTTTGGTTATGTGACATTCATGCACCTGCAAGCTTTGAAGCAAAGAACCTATGTAAAAGATGATACCCTCCTGGTGCGCTGTGAGGTTGTAACACGTTTAGACTTGAACAGTGTACGGCGAGAGGGCTTTCAACCTCGCAGTACTGATGGGGCTGTATAG